Below is a window of Streptomyces qaidamensis DNA.
ACCCGGCCGCCCTCGGCGCGGTGGCCGAGCGGATCCCGGTCGTGCTGGCCGGCTCCCGCGAACCGGCGCCGACGGGCGTGGACGTGGTGGCGGGCGACGACGAGCGGGGCGCCCGGCTGGTCGCCGAGCACCTGATCGGCCTCGGGCACCGCCGTATCGCGCACATCGCGGGTTACGGCGCGGTGGGCGAGCTGCGGCGCGACAGCTTCGAGGCGACCATGCGCCGGCACGGCCTGTCGGAGCAGGCGCTGGTCGAGCCGAGCGACATGACCGAGGAAGGCGGCTACCGCACGACCGTCCGGCTGCTCAGCGGCCCCGAACGGCCCACGGCCGTCTTCGCCGTCAACGACATGGCCGCCATCGGCGTGCTCTCGGCGGCCGAGGAGCTGGGGCTGCGCGTCCCGCGCGACCTGTCCGTCGTCGGCTACGACAACACGAGCATCGCCCGGCTGCGGCACGTGTGGCTCACGACGGTCGACAACACCAGCCACGAGGTCGGCCGCCGCGCGGCCCGCTGCCTCCTGGAGCGCTTCGAGGGCCCCGGCGGAGCGGGCCGGGTCCAACTGGCCACGCCGACCCTGGAGATCCGGGGTTCGACGGCCCCGGCACCCTGATTGCCCGCCTCGCTCAGAGGTTGATCGCGTACGCCTTGCGCAGGGTCTCGTGCACCGTCCACGTCGTACGGTCGCCCTCGCGCAGGACGGCCAGGTCGCCGGGCCCGACCGTGAGGGTCGGCCCCCCTTCGACCTCGATCGTCGCCGAGCCGCTGATCACGACGAACAGTTCGTCGGCCTCGGTGTCGGTGACCACCCCCGGCGTGATCTGCCAGACGCCCCGGACCTGACGGCCGTCCTCCGACTCCCAGACCACCTTCCCGGTCACCTCGGGCGTCCCGGAGACGATCTGCCCGGGCGCGAGGGGCTCGGGTTCGAGCTCGGCGTCGGGGATGTGGAGTACGAAGCTGTGCGTCATGCGGCGACCTTAGCCCTGGTGAGCGGGGGAGCGGCCTGGACAGAGTGTGGGGTGTCGGGCGGGCCGGGCGGACATTCCGTCGTCCCTGCTCCTGAGGCCGGGGCCGGAACGGCCCCCGGCAGACACTGCCTTTGTCCGTCTCAACCCCTATGCCCTGGTCGGGAGTTCCCGCCGATTGGCGTATTGTTTGCGGCATATGCCCAGGAGTTGAGACGCCTGAGGGCATGCGGCTGTGTGGGCGAAGGGGGAGCAGGACGTGGAGGAGACGGGGCGACGACCCGCCCGATGGGCCGGGCTGCCCGGAGGGGTTGTTACGGCACTCCTGGCCGTGGCGGCCTGCGCCGGTCACGCGACCAAGGCGGGCCTCCCCTGGTGGGCCGTCCTCGCCGTCGCCGTCTCGACGGTGGGTCTCGCCGGCTGGACCCGGCGCCCGGACCGGCCGTCGGTACGGGCCGGGGGGCGGCTCCCCATGCGGTAGGGTTGACCTGCGTGATCACGCGGTTCACCCGCGCGATGCGCAACGGGACGTGGCGCAGCTTGGTAGCGCACTTGACTGGGGGTCAAGGGGTCGCAGGTTCAAATCCTGTCGTCCCGACTCGTACGAGTCGCAAGGCAGGGCTGTTTTCGGAGGTATCCGGAAACAGCCCTTCAGTATTTCCGTCAGTGATCCCATCAGTGATTCCGTCAGTATTTCCGTGTTCAGGTTCGACCGTGGCCGAGCCGGGCTCCCACCCGTGACATAGGCCACCCGTGTGCATCCGCGGCGTGTGTGTTTGCGTTCGCGCCGGCTGGAAAGTGGCTCTGTAGTCACGTGACCGAAAGCCGGAAAGAGGAGGTCCGATGTCCTCGAAGCGACGTCGCAAGAAGAAGGCCCGCCGCAAGAACGGCGCGAACCACGGCAGCCGTCCGCAGTCCTGAGAGGTTCTGCGGGCGCGCCGACGCAAACGGGTGGGTGGCAGGTGCCACCCACCCGTTTGCGTTCGCAGGCGTGTCACGGCCTCTGGCCGTCCGGTGCCGTCACAGGCGGAAGACCCGCCCGAGCACGTCGGCCAGCGCGGACTCCGTCTCCCCGGCCGCGAGCGGTGCCAGGCGGGCGGCGAGATAGCCGTCCGGGCGGATGAGGAAGGCCGCAGCACCCTTCGCGCCGTACAGTCGCGCGAACTCTCCCGCCTCGTCCCGGAACACGGGCAGGTGCCTGCCGCCCGCGCCGGCCGGGACGTGCACGGCCGGCGCCGTGTACGCATCCCCGGCGGCGACGAGGACCGCGGGCAGCGTGCCGCCCGTCAGCCGGTCGGCGGTGGCGGCCGTGTCGCGGCAGGCGGTGAGCGCGTCGGCCGAGCCGGCGTAGAGGACCAGGACGTGTCCGCGGTCGCGCAGCAGGTCGTAGAGGCGCAAAGGCGTCGTGGCCAGGCTGGTGGTGAGGCCGCGGCAGTCCGGAGCCCGGTCGCCCGGGGCGGGGGAGTCCGCGTCCGCGGGGCCCGCGCCGTTGGTCGCGGTCAGGGGGCTGTCCGGGTAGGCGACGAGCAGTTGCGCCTCGCGCAGCATCACCGTGGTCCTGTCCTCCTTCGCGGTCTGGACGCCGCCCGCCGTGGCATGGCGGACCGTGCGTCCGACCACCTCCTCACCGACGGGGCGGCGTTCGGCGTCGTAGCTGTCGAGGAGCCGGGGATGGGCGCCGCCGTCCAGGGCGAGGGCCAGCTTCCACGCCAGGTTGCAGGCGTCCTGGATGCCGGTGTTCATGCCCTGCGCCCCGGTCGGCGGGTGGATGTGCGCGGCGTCCCCGGCGACGAACACCCGGCCCGCCGCGTACCGGTCGACGAGTCGGTGACTGATGCGGAACACCGACGACCAGCGCAGGGCGGAGGCGGTGGCGGGCTCCGGTGACAGCCGGTCGATGACCGCCTGGATGTGCTCCACACGCGGTGCGCGCCCGCCCTCCAGGCCGTGAGGCGTCTCACCCCGCGCGGCGTTCTCACCCCGCGTCGAGAGCTCGGGCGGCACCAGCATCGACATGCGGTACCGGCGGTCCCCGGGCAGCGGGATGCAGACCAGGGCGTCGTCGACACGGCCCTCGGCGTCGTGGTGCAGGGACCGCACGCCGTAGCCCTCCGGCAGGCTCCAGTCCACCTCCACGTCGGCGAGCATGTACTCCTCCGGGAACGCACCCCCCTCGAAGGTGAGCCCGAGCTTCTTGCGCACGGTGCTGTGCGCCCCGTCGCAGCCGACCAGGAACCGCGACCGCAGCTCCTCCTGCGCACCGGACGCCGTGACGATCCGGCTCACCACTCCGTTCTCGTCCTGCGTGAAGTCCAGCAGTTCGGTGCCCCGCTCGATCCCCGTGCCGAAGCGGGCGAGGTGCTCCTCGAGGATCCGTTCCGTCTCGTACTGCGGCAGGGCCGCGAAGGCGTAGGGGACCTCCGGCGGCAGCCGCAGCTCGAAGCGGGCCTGCTCGACGCCGTCGGCGTACATCACCTGCCCGCGCATCGGCACGGCCGCCTCCAGCGCGGCGCGCACCATGCCCATCCGGTCCCAGACCTCCAGCGTCCGCGGCTGGACGCCCACCGCCTTGGCGTACGGCAGCCGGGCCGGCAGTCTGTCGATGATCCGGCAGGCGGCGCCCTGCCGCCGCAGCTCCGCCGCCGCGGTCAGCCCGACCGGTCCCGCGCCCACGACCAGCACATCTGTGTCCACCACCGGCGTCTCCTGCCGAGAGCCCCCCTGCCGCTCCGCCTCCATGGTCCACCGCCGCGAGACGATCAGCGACTTCACGGCGGCCGGGGCGACGATGCCGACCGTCTTCGGGAAGTCGCGTTCGAGGGTGAGAGCAGCAGCACGGCCGTGAGCCCGTCCTGCCGGCCGATTCACAGCAGGACGCGGTCCCGTCCGGACTGGCCGCGGACGAAGAGCGGCATGAGCAGCACGGCCACCCACCGCCTGCGCCAGGAACGCCGAGGCGCCGAGCAGCGCCCCCAGCGACACCCCCTGGCCGACGAACAGGCCCAGCAGGGCCGCGGCGAGCAGAAGGCACTGGTGACCGCCCGCGCGAGAGCGCGGGCGAACGCCGGCGTACGCAGGAACAGTCCGGTCACCGCCCGCCCCCGGCGGTATCACGGACGTCGCTCGTGCGCCCCCGCCCCGGCGCGACATGGGCGTGAACGAGCGGGTGGCGGCGCATGCGCCTGCGGGCCGCACGCGACCCGCGAGAGCCGGTATCCCCGGTACATGGCGTGGTCGAGGACGTCACCCACCCCCATGGGCGACGTCCTCGACCGCTCCCCCGGTGCCGGACTGTGGCTCAGGTGTCCGCGCGGCGGATCCGTGCCGTCACCAGCACATCACCGCCGTCCCGCCGGCACCCCAGGCGGAGTACAGGCGTACGCGGACGACGTGACGGCGGCCCTTGACGAGCCGGGCGCCGATCGTGGCGTTGTGCGGAGTTCCCCCGTCGTCCCGGCCGGCGAGGTAGCGGGGCTCCCCGTCCCGCTCCTCGAAGAGCACCATGACGGCGTCGCAGTCGCCGAAGGTGGCCTCAGCAGGCCGAGCGCGTGGCCGATCCGGTGCAGGGCCGTCCCGTGCTCCCCCTGCGCGGTCAGGTCCCAGCCGAAGTTCATGGTGCGGTCCCGCCCGCCGGCCGGCAGCGCCTCCCGGCCCACCCTCGACCAGGAGCCGTCACCGGCCTGGAACCCGATGCGCAGTTCTGCCTCCGAGCGGTCGCCGACCTCGGCGAAGGTGATCCCGATGCCGAGGTCCTGCCACTCCCGGAAACCCGCGCGCACCACGTCCCGCTGCTCCTCGGCGCCGGCCCACGGCACCCGTCGCGTCATCCCCCTCCCCGGCACGGGGATGACGGACGCGTCGGAGTCGCCGTCGAAGAACCAGTAGTGCAGGACGGTGCCGTTGACCCACATCCGCCGCCCGCTCGCGAGCGCGCTCAGCCGCTCGGCCGCCAGCCCCGGTGCGAAGGCGGGCGCCGGCGCCTGTGCCAGCGAGCAGTAGCGTGCGGTCATGGGCCACAGCCTGCCCTGCGGCCCGCCCCCGGCGCCTGAGTCGGGGGCTACTCAAGTCGCCCTGTATCAAAGGTGAGTAGTCGCGCTCATGTCTGTGTGATGACTTACGAGAGGGACGCGACGACGCTGGAGCTGCCCTGGCCGTTCGCCGGGCGGGAGGACGAACTGGAGCTGGTCCGCAGGTCGTTGACCGGCGTGCGGCGCGGCATCGTGGTGACGGGCCCGGCGGGCTGCGGGAAGACCCGCCTCGTCACCGAGGCGATCCGCGGCACCGACTGCGCCCGGGCGGCCGGCACGCCCGGGAGCCGGACCGTCCCGTTCGCCGCGTTCGCACATCTGCTTCCCGAGTCGGTCACACTGCACCGCGCGGTCCGGCTGCTGTCCGGTGTCCGCACACTGCTGGTGGACGACGCGCACCTTCTCGACGACGCCTCCGCAGCCCTGGTCCATCAACTCGCCGTCCACGGACGAACCCGGCTGCTGGTCGTCGCCACCGACGGCATGCCCGTGCCCGGCGCGATCTCCCGGCTGTGGACCGGTGAACTCCTGCCGCGCCTCGCACTGGAGACACTGCCGAAGGAGGAGACCGGCCGGCTGCTCACGGCCGGCGCCGGCCCTCTCGACGCGCTCACCCTCAACCGGCTGCACCGCCTGAGCCAGGGCGACCTGGGGCTGCTGCGCGACCTGCTGGGCGCGGTGCGCGGGCAGCTGACCCCGGTCCCGGACACCGGCGAACGCGCGTGGCGGGGCCCGGTCCCGCTGACCACGGCCGTACGCGAACGCACCGCCCCCGTCCTCGGCCGGAGCCGCCCGCTCGAACGGGAGACCCTGGACCGCCTCGCCTTCGCCGAGCCCCTGCCCCCGGACATGGACGACCTGGACCTCGGGGCCCTCGAAGCCCTGGAGTCGGACGGCCTGATCGAGGTCGACGACCACGGTGCCGTCCGACTCGCCCACCCCCTGTACGGGCCGGTGCTCCGGGCCGCGGCGGGCCGGCTGCGGGCACGCCGGCTGGCCCGGGCACCGGAGGAGTACGCCGCCGCCCTCGACGCCGAGTGCGCGGCCCTGGCCCGCCGGATCGACCGGGCCGACGTACGGGCGACGGCTGCCCCGGTGGGGGAGTGGCAGGCCGCCGAGGGCGGGCCCCTGCCGGGCGGGTACGCCGCGGTGCGTGCCCGCTACGCGCGGCTGCGCGGAGAGGTGCGGGAGGCCGCCGCCTGGGCTCGGGAAGGCCTGCGGAGCGACCCCGCGCACGCCTCCTGCCGGGCGGAACTCCACCGCGCCTCGGCGACGGTGGACCACCTGGGCGACCTCGACCCTGAGGCCGTCACCGACCCCTACGACGCCGTCCGTCTCGGCGCCCCGGAGAAAGTCATCGACCGGCTCGACGGCGTGTTCGCCCGGCACGCCGACGCCCTCACCCGCGCCGACGGCCCGGACCTGGACGAGGTGGCCCGGGAACTGGAGCGGCGCGGCTTCCTGCTCTTCGCGGCCGAAGCGCATGCCCAGGCCGTACGCGCCCACCGCGACCCGCGCGCCGCCCGGCACTCCCGCACCCGGGCCGTCGCCCTGGCCCGGAGCTGCCAGGGCGCCCGCACCCCCGCGCTGTCCGGGCTGGTCCTCGGCGAACTCACCGCCCGGCAGCGGCAGATCGTCACCCTCGCCGCGGCCGGCCTGACCAACCGGCAGATCGCCGAACGCCTCACCCTTTCCGTCCGCACCGTCGGCAACCACCTGTACGGCGCCTACGCCCGGCTCGGCACGAGCGATCGTGGCGCTCTGGCGTGGACGGCCCCCGCGCCGGAAGCCCAGCCGGCTTGAGCCGGGTCCTCAGGACCGGCGGCCTGACCCGAACAGGGGACGGGTCAGGCCGCCCCGAATGCCTCACTGTGTTGGCCGGCGCCGTTGGCGTCGACCTGTTCAGCGCCTATGTCCGGCTCGGCACGAGCGATCGTGGGGCTCTGGCGTGGACGGCCCCCGCGCCGGAAGCCCAGCCGGCTTGAGCCGGGTCCTCAGGACCGGCGGCCTGACCCGAACAGGGGACGGGTCAGGCCGCCCCGAACGCCGAGAACGCCCACCCCGTGGCCTGGTGCAGGGCGTCGTCCGGCTGGGCGGCCCGGGCATCGCGCAGCGCCTCCGCCAGGGACAGGCCGGCGTCGACGCCCTTGTGCAGCGCCAGCATCAGCGGCACCACCGCGGCGTCGTTGACCGGTGCGCTGCACGCCACCACCCCGGCCGTGCCGAGCGGCAGCAACGCAGTGACCAGGCCCAGCAGTTCGTCGGCACCGACCGAGGCCAGGCGGGCGGTGTCGCAGCAGGACAGGATGATCCGGTAGGGGCTGCGGTCCAGCCGCTCGAAGTCGTGCACGACGATCGGCCCGTCGGCCATCCGCAGGGACGAGAACAGCGGACTGTCCGCGCGGAACGTGCCGTGCGCGGCGATGTGCGCCAGCGCGGCCCCGTCCAGCTCCTCCAGCACCCGCGGCACCCGCGCCCCGTCCCCCTCGAGGACCGTCGCACAGCCGTACCGGCCGGCCAGCTCGGGCACCTCGGCACCGCCGGTCGCCAGGCCCGGGCCGCGCACCAGCACATGGCAGCCGTCCGGCGGCGGCGCGGTCTCCCGGGCCCGCAGCCAGCTGCCCGCCGACGGCGACACGCTGAGCACCCGCTCCCGCAACGACGGCAGCAGCGCCCATGGCACCCGGTGCAGCCGCCCCGGCGGCACGATCACCACCGGACCGCCGCCCAGGTGCGCCGCGGCCGGACCGAGGAGCAGTTCCTCCAGCCGCCGCCCCGCCGCCTCCACCACCGCAAGCCGGGCCTCCGCCCCGGGGTGGGCCAGCCGCCGCAACCCTGCCTGTACGTGCTCGGCCTCGGTCTCCGCCTCGGCGAGCAGCCCGGCCTCGAACCGGCGCACCCGTCCCCGCCCGCACAGCAGCACCTGCACCCGGCCGCCGAGCACGGCGAGTTCCACCAGCAGGACCTCGTCACCCAGTCGCTCCAGCAGCCGGCCGACGTCGAACCGGTCGCCGATGCCGGGCGCCTCGCCCCTCATGTGCAGCGTGCGGGAACGGATCTCCCGCTCCAGGCGCCGCTGTTCGCGCTCCAGCGCCGGGACCGGCCGGCCCTCCATCCGGGCGGCCTCCGCACGCGAGGCGATCTCACGGAAGGCCGTCATGCCGCTGAGCAGCTCCGGGTCGGCGGGCGGCCGCGTCGGCGGGGTGGACAGCACCGTGGCGCGCCAGCGCTCGCTCCACACCAGCAGCCGCCGCGGCCCGCCGGAGACCAGACTGGCCCGCTGCGCCAACGCCGCCAGTTCCGCGCCCTGTTCGGTGGCGCGCGCCCGCAGCTCCGAGGCGCCCAGCGTCATCCGGTGGTCGTCCAGTACGTCCAGGCCCCGCCGACATGCCTCCAGCACGCCCCGGGCCGACCCGCCGGCCTGCGCCCGCAGTGCCTGCGCCGCCCAGCCCGTCAACCGTGCCAGCGGCGGGCCGCTGCGCCGGCTGCGCGCGGCCACGGCCAAGTGCCGCTCCGCGTCCGCCGTCCAGCCCAGGTCCAGCGCGATCCGGCCCGCGAGCAGCGACGCCTCCGGTGCGGCCGGGGCGCCGAAGGAGGCCAGCTTCCCGGCCACCGCGGCGGCGTCGGCGACCAGCCGCCCCGAGCCGCGCCCGGCCGCGTGCCGCGCCTCGATCAGCACCAGCCGGGCGTGCGTCTCCCACCAGGTGCGCCGCTGCCCGGCGAACAGCCGTACCGCGAGGGCCGCGCGGGCGATCGCCGTGTGCGCATCCCCGGCCAGTCTCGCGGCCCGTGCGGCGGCCAGCAGCAGCTCCGCCTTGCGGGTGGACTGCCCGCCGATCCCGTCCAGCTTCCCGATCGCAGCGTCCGCCTCGGCCAGCGCCTCCGGCGCGAGACCGGCCGCCATCAGCACCTCGCAGCGCCGGATGTTCAGCATGAACGTCGGCGTGCCGAGCCGGGCGTACCGCTCCTCCGCCTCGTCCAGCAGCCGCAGCGCCACCGGCACGTCCCCCGACCGGAACGCGGCCAGGCCCCGGCTCTCCACCGCGTCGGCCTTGTCGTGCTCCTGGCCGGTGGTGTCCCACAGCGCCTCGGCCGCGGTGAAGTCCGCCTCCGCCCGCTCCACCGACCCCAGCGCCAGATGCACGGTGGCCCGCAGGGTCAGCGCCCGTGCCGTCCAGATCACGTCGTCCGCCTGCCGCAGCACCGGCACCGCCCGGCGCACGTCCTCCAGCGCCTCCCGATGGTGACCGAGGACCCACCACACGTACGCCCGCCGGTACAGCACCCGCGCTCTGGTGTGCCCGCCGCCGCGCGCCACACCCCGCTCGAACGCCGCCAGGCCCTCCCGGGTGCGGCCCGCGTGCACCAGCGCCACGCCCAGTGTGGCCAGCACGTCCGCCTCCCGGTCGGCCGAGTCCGCGCGCGCCGCGCACTCCCGGGCCCGCCGCAGGTGGTGCAGCGCGAGCCGCAGATCGCCGAAGTCCCGCTGCCAGATGCCGATCACCTGGTGGGCGACGGAGGCGTCCAGCGGGGAGGGGTCGGCGTCGAGCAGCGCCCGGGCCCTCGCGAGAGCCTCGCCCGGGTCGGCGAACACCATCGGCAGCAGTTCCGTAACCGAGTCGCTTCCCGCTGTCACTCCTCGGATGGTAGTGGTCCCGGAGCGCACCACACAGGTGTCGAGCTGTATCAAGAGACGTCGAGGCGGCTCATGTTGACGACCGCTCAGCGGAACCGGCCGACGCCGTCGCACCAACGGGAGGACCCGCCATGGCACCTCAGCGATTCCACGAGCAGTTCGACCAGATCCAGCGCTCGATGCCGGACGTCCCGCTGGCGATGGGCCCGGACGAATCGGCGGAGTTCATGTACGAGAAGGGTGTGGTCCTCGTCCGCGACGGCGAGGAGGCCCGGATCGTCGAGGACACGGTACGGGCGCACTTCACGGCCGCACCCGACCTCGACCAGGAGCAGATCCGCCGCGCGGGCCCGCAGACCAACCGCAGCGGCATCACCCGCATCCGCGTCGGCGACCCCGGGGAGGGCGCCCGGGACACCGACCGCGCCGTCGCCCACGCCCTGCGCTCCGTCCGGGAGCACGAGTCCCGGGCCGGGCACCGGATGGTCGCCCGCAACCACGTCGTGCACATCGCGGTCAACGCCTGCCCCGGCGACGAACCTGTCCCCGCCCCGCTCAGCGAGCCGCCCAACCCGGCCGCCGCCGGCACGCCCCACGACCCGGACACGGCCGTCGGCGTCCTCGTCGTCGACACCGGCCTCATGCACGACTACCGCTCCTGCGGCCTGCTCGCCCACACCGGCGGCGACGCCCAGATCCAGGAGTGCGACGACCGGGGCGTCCTCCAGCAGTATGTCGGACACGGCACGTTCATCGCCGGGCTCGTCGCGGCCGTCGCGCCCAACACCGACATCACCGTGCGCGGCAGCCTCAACGACGCGGGCGCCATCCTGGAGTCCGAGTTCGGCGAGAAGCTCTTCGAGGCCGTCGACGCCGGCGGCTGGCCCGACGTGCTCAGCCTTTCCGCCGGCACCTCCAACGGCCGCACCGACGGCCTGCTCGGCGTCGAGAACTTCATGCGGGAACTGCGCGAGCAGCGCACCCTGCTGGTCGCCGCCGCGGGCAACAACGCGAGCGCCGCGCCGTTCTGGCCCGCCGCCTACGCCGACCTGCCCGGCTGGGAGGACTCCGTGCTGTCGGTCGGCGCCCTGCGCAGCGACGGCGAGTCCGGCGCATGCTTCACCAACCACGGCCCGTGGGTGAAGGTCTACGCTCCCGGAGAGCGCCTCACCAGCGCCCTCACCGGCTTCGACGCACCCGTCCCGTACGTGTACCAGCACTCCACGTACGACGCCTGCCGCTACGGCTTCTCCTACGGCTGCACCTGCCAGCACCCCCGCCACAGCGGCGTGCTGAGCGACGAGGGCGACGCCGTCAAGCCGGACCAGGTGATGTTCGAGGGGTACGCGCAGTGGAGCGGCACCTCCTTCGCCACCCCCGTGACCGCCGGCCTCGTGGCCGCCCACATGACGGCGCACAAGGAGACCGACCCGCGCGCGGCCCGGC
It encodes the following:
- a CDS encoding LacI family DNA-binding transcriptional regulator; amino-acid sequence: MRQPTIRDVAERAGVSKSLVSLVLRGSDQVRPEKRDAVLRAAQELGYRPNAAARSLSEQRTRTVGVLLNDLRNPWFVDLLDGLNSLLHANGLHMLLADARLNRRTGQDPADPLLDLRVDGLVVVGTLPDPAALGAVAERIPVVLAGSREPAPTGVDVVAGDDERGARLVAEHLIGLGHRRIAHIAGYGAVGELRRDSFEATMRRHGLSEQALVEPSDMTEEGGYRTTVRLLSGPERPTAVFAVNDMAAIGVLSAAEELGLRVPRDLSVVGYDNTSIARLRHVWLTTVDNTSHEVGRRAARCLLERFEGPGGAGRVQLATPTLEIRGSTAPAP
- a CDS encoding cupin domain-containing protein translates to MTHSFVLHIPDAELEPEPLAPGQIVSGTPEVTGKVVWESEDGRQVRGVWQITPGVVTDTEADELFVVISGSATIEVEGGPTLTVGPGDLAVLREGDRTTWTVHETLRKAYAINL
- a CDS encoding 50S ribosomal protein bL37 — protein: MSSKRRRKKKARRKNGANHGSRPQS
- a CDS encoding FAD-dependent monooxygenase; protein product: MEAERQGGSRQETPVVDTDVLVVGAGPVGLTAAAELRRQGAACRIIDRLPARLPYAKAVGVQPRTLEVWDRMGMVRAALEAAVPMRGQVMYADGVEQARFELRLPPEVPYAFAALPQYETERILEEHLARFGTGIERGTELLDFTQDENGVVSRIVTASGAQEELRSRFLVGCDGAHSTVRKKLGLTFEGGAFPEEYMLADVEVDWSLPEGYGVRSLHHDAEGRVDDALVCIPLPGDRRYRMSMLVPPELSTRGENAARGETPHGLEGGRAPRVEHIQAVIDRLSPEPATASALRWSSVFRISHRLVDRYAAGRVFVAGDAAHIHPPTGAQGMNTGIQDACNLAWKLALALDGGAHPRLLDSYDAERRPVGEEVVGRTVRHATAGGVQTAKEDRTTVMLREAQLLVAYPDSPLTATNGAGPADADSPAPGDRAPDCRGLTTSLATTPLRLYDLLRDRGHVLVLYAGSADALTACRDTAATADRLTGGTLPAVLVAAGDAYTAPAVHVPAGAGGRHLPVFRDEAGEFARLYGAKGAAAFLIRPDGYLAARLAPLAAGETESALADVLGRVFRL
- a CDS encoding LuxR family transcriptional regulator, with product MTYERDATTLELPWPFAGREDELELVRRSLTGVRRGIVVTGPAGCGKTRLVTEAIRGTDCARAAGTPGSRTVPFAAFAHLLPESVTLHRAVRLLSGVRTLLVDDAHLLDDASAALVHQLAVHGRTRLLVVATDGMPVPGAISRLWTGELLPRLALETLPKEETGRLLTAGAGPLDALTLNRLHRLSQGDLGLLRDLLGAVRGQLTPVPDTGERAWRGPVPLTTAVRERTAPVLGRSRPLERETLDRLAFAEPLPPDMDDLDLGALEALESDGLIEVDDHGAVRLAHPLYGPVLRAAAGRLRARRLARAPEEYAAALDAECAALARRIDRADVRATAAPVGEWQAAEGGPLPGGYAAVRARYARLRGEVREAAAWAREGLRSDPAHASCRAELHRASATVDHLGDLDPEAVTDPYDAVRLGAPEKVIDRLDGVFARHADALTRADGPDLDEVARELERRGFLLFAAEAHAQAVRAHRDPRAARHSRTRAVALARSCQGARTPALSGLVLGELTARQRQIVTLAAAGLTNRQIAERLTLSVRTVGNHLYGAYARLGTSDRGALAWTAPAPEAQPA
- a CDS encoding CHAT domain-containing protein, which gives rise to MVFADPGEALARARALLDADPSPLDASVAHQVIGIWQRDFGDLRLALHHLRRARECAARADSADREADVLATLGVALVHAGRTREGLAAFERGVARGGGHTRARVLYRRAYVWWVLGHHREALEDVRRAVPVLRQADDVIWTARALTLRATVHLALGSVERAEADFTAAEALWDTTGQEHDKADAVESRGLAAFRSGDVPVALRLLDEAEERYARLGTPTFMLNIRRCEVLMAAGLAPEALAEADAAIGKLDGIGGQSTRKAELLLAAARAARLAGDAHTAIARAALAVRLFAGQRRTWWETHARLVLIEARHAAGRGSGRLVADAAAVAGKLASFGAPAAPEASLLAGRIALDLGWTADAERHLAVAARSRRSGPPLARLTGWAAQALRAQAGGSARGVLEACRRGLDVLDDHRMTLGASELRARATEQGAELAALAQRASLVSGGPRRLLVWSERWRATVLSTPPTRPPADPELLSGMTAFREIASRAEAARMEGRPVPALEREQRRLEREIRSRTLHMRGEAPGIGDRFDVGRLLERLGDEVLLVELAVLGGRVQVLLCGRGRVRRFEAGLLAEAETEAEHVQAGLRRLAHPGAEARLAVVEAAGRRLEELLLGPAAAHLGGGPVVIVPPGRLHRVPWALLPSLRERVLSVSPSAGSWLRARETAPPPDGCHVLVRGPGLATGGAEVPELAGRYGCATVLEGDGARVPRVLEELDGAALAHIAAHGTFRADSPLFSSLRMADGPIVVHDFERLDRSPYRIILSCCDTARLASVGADELLGLVTALLPLGTAGVVACSAPVNDAAVVPLMLALHKGVDAGLSLAEALRDARAAQPDDALHQATGWAFSAFGAA
- a CDS encoding S8/S53 family peptidase → MAPQRFHEQFDQIQRSMPDVPLAMGPDESAEFMYEKGVVLVRDGEEARIVEDTVRAHFTAAPDLDQEQIRRAGPQTNRSGITRIRVGDPGEGARDTDRAVAHALRSVREHESRAGHRMVARNHVVHIAVNACPGDEPVPAPLSEPPNPAAAGTPHDPDTAVGVLVVDTGLMHDYRSCGLLAHTGGDAQIQECDDRGVLQQYVGHGTFIAGLVAAVAPNTDITVRGSLNDAGAILESEFGEKLFEAVDAGGWPDVLSLSAGTSNGRTDGLLGVENFMRELREQRTLLVAAAGNNASAAPFWPAAYADLPGWEDSVLSVGALRSDGESGACFTNHGPWVKVYAPGERLTSALTGFDAPVPYVYQHSTYDACRYGFSYGCTCQHPRHSGVLSDEGDAVKPDQVMFEGYAQWSGTSFATPVTAGLVAAHMTAHKETDPRAARRQLLAADAEFADVRGAQVPALRPPTWRPVPVVRLGPGL